Proteins co-encoded in one Dendropsophus ebraccatus isolate aDenEbr1 chromosome 9, aDenEbr1.pat, whole genome shotgun sequence genomic window:
- the HSPE1 gene encoding 10 kDa heat shock protein, mitochondrial isoform X2: MAGKAFKKFIPLLDRVLVERLAQETVTKGGIMLPEKSQNKVLQATVVAVGGGSKGKGGEIRPLDVNVGEKVLLPEYGGTKIVLDDKEYYLFRDSDILGKFLP; this comes from the exons ATG GCAGGAAAAGCTTTCAAAAAGTTTATTCCTTTACTTGACCGTGTTCTTGTTGAAAGGCTTGCTCAAGAGACCGTCACCAAAGGAGGAATTATGCTTCCGGAAAAATCTCAAAACAAAGTCTTGCAAGCAACAGTGGTAGCAGTTGGTGGCGGGTCTAAAGGAAAG GGTGGAGAGATCAGACCACTTGATGTAAATGTTGGAGAAAAAGTTCTACTTCCTGAATATGGAGGAACTAAAATTGTGCTTGATGATAAG GAATATTACTTATTCAGAGATAGTGATATTTTAGGAAAATTTTTGCCATAa